The following are from one region of the Mauremys reevesii isolate NIE-2019 linkage group 2, ASM1616193v1, whole genome shotgun sequence genome:
- the LOC120397302 gene encoding uncharacterized protein LOC120397302, whose protein sequence is MDPCYPGVFFAETPGVVHGWGFEAAPQRKGTEDPQGLQEVQWALQRQLGQLIEEQRALVKFLRTEFQRRGDRLGRRRAGTRRPTAERRTCYACARRGHIKRDCPYWAGSRMPHPEKGQRQVPRAACRVREPRQLPACWTCGQTGHFWRDCPGPERDSEKKQGARAIPRRGACWHCRERGHQKKDCPLVGRATQLEAVERVADRPVGHPGEVVKTAAGMVGTLREGQTQTITREVINKETQTEWGPQEAGVQKRQVLETKWTQVVMGQATKGTQTLREEGLGDSDLQVQLDATEQAWKTAVAELRKVRQEKEALAGKLKDSEEKQARLAGHLWAAQARRPHDPQGWGF, encoded by the exons ATGGATCCCTGTTATCCCGGGGTCTTCTTTGCGGAGACTCCAGGCGTAGTCCATGGGTGGGGTTTCGAGGCAGCACCCCAGCGAAAGGGGACTGAGGACCCACAGGGACTGCAGGAGGTGCAATGGGCCCTCCAAAGACAGTTGGGCCAGCTGATAGAGGAACAGCGGGCCCTGGTGAAGTTCCTCAGGACAGAGTTCCAGAGGCGTGGAGACAGATTGGGTAGGCGCAGGGCCGGGACCAGGAGGCCCACGGCTGAGCGCCGGACATGTTATGCCTGTGCAAGGCGAGGACACATAAAGAGGGACTGTCCctactgggctgggagcaggatgcctcacccagagaaggggcagcggcaggtccctcgggCAGCCTGCCGggtgagggaacccaggcagcTGCCAGCGTGCTGGACGTGTGGGCAGACGGGCCATTTTTGGAGGGACTGCCCA GGCCCAGAGAGGGACAGTGAGAAGAAGCAGGGGGCCCGGGCAATACCGAGGCGGGGAGCCTGTTGGCATTGCCGGGAGCGGGGCCACCAGAAGAAAGACTGCCCCCTAGTGGGGAGGGCAACACAGCTGGAGGCAGTCGAGAGAGTGGCTGACCGGCCAGTGGGCCACCCAGGAGAGGTGGTGAAGACCGCAGCTGGGATGGTGGGGACCCTGCGAGAGGGTCAGACCCAGACCATCACCAGGGAGGTCATTAACAAGGAGacccagacagagtggggccCGCAAGAGGCGGGAGTCCAGAAGAGACAGGTCCTAGAAACCAAATGGACCCAGGTGGTTATGGGACAGGCCACCAAGGGAACCCAGACCCTGAGGGAAGAGGGCCTGGGGGACTCGGATCTACAGGTGCAGCTAGACGCCACAGAGCAGGCATGGAAGACGGCCGTAGCAGAGCTCCGAAAAGTCCGCCAggagaaggaagccctggccggcAAATTAAAAGACAGTGAGGAGAAGCAGGCACGGCTGGCAGGACACCTCTGGGCCGCACAGGCCAGAAGGCCCCATgatccccaggggtgggggttttaa